A part of Chlamydia sp. 04-14 genomic DNA contains:
- a CDS encoding PhoH family protein, protein MKKTMVIDTSVFIYDPEALSSFEDTRIIIPFTVIEELESFAKDRDESAKNASRALSNIRLLLERFGSHADGISLPNGGELRIEVSSVANLANDEKRRKLLTLELLQVIAQREPMIFVTKSLGRRVRAEALGIEARDYENKRFSFRSLYRGYRELSVSASDVESFYTNGYLDIRLDIAPSPNEYFFISGGENYFALGRYHAGEGRIVSLKSLPDKIWGIKPLNTEQKCALDLLLRDDIKLVTLMGQAGSGKTILALAAAMHQVFDKGNYNKLLVSRPIIPMGKDIGFLPGVKEEKLLHWMQPIYDNMEFLFNINGMGDFSEVLQSLMEAKKLEMEALTYIRGRSLPKVFMIIDEAQNLTPHEIKTIISRAGKGTKIVLTGDPTQIDSPYFDENSNGLTYLVGKFHHLPLYGHMFMTRTERSELAAAAATIL, encoded by the coding sequence ATGAAGAAAACAATGGTCATTGATACGAGTGTGTTTATTTATGATCCAGAGGCCCTATCATCTTTTGAGGACACACGAATTATCATTCCTTTTACTGTAATTGAGGAGTTGGAATCATTTGCTAAAGATCGTGATGAATCAGCAAAAAATGCTTCGCGAGCTTTGAGTAATATCCGTTTATTACTTGAACGTTTTGGTAGTCATGCTGATGGTATATCTCTTCCTAATGGAGGTGAATTACGTATAGAAGTATCTTCTGTTGCTAACCTAGCTAATGATGAAAAACGCCGAAAACTTCTTACGCTCGAGTTGCTTCAAGTGATAGCACAACGAGAGCCTATGATTTTTGTAACAAAGAGTCTAGGACGTAGAGTCCGTGCTGAAGCCTTAGGGATAGAAGCTCGGGATTATGAAAATAAAAGATTCTCTTTTAGATCTTTATATCGTGGTTATCGTGAACTAAGTGTGTCTGCATCTGATGTGGAAAGCTTTTATACAAATGGATATTTAGATATTCGTTTAGACATAGCTCCATCACCTAATGAATATTTTTTTATTTCAGGAGGAGAGAATTATTTTGCTCTCGGCCGTTATCACGCAGGTGAAGGAAGAATCGTTTCTTTAAAATCTCTTCCAGATAAAATTTGGGGAATAAAACCTTTAAATACCGAACAAAAGTGTGCTTTAGATCTTCTTTTGCGCGATGATATAAAATTAGTTACGCTCATGGGACAAGCAGGATCAGGGAAAACTATTTTAGCTTTAGCAGCAGCTATGCATCAGGTATTTGATAAGGGGAATTATAATAAGTTATTAGTGAGTCGTCCTATCATTCCGATGGGGAAAGATATTGGATTTCTTCCTGGGGTTAAGGAAGAAAAGCTTTTACATTGGATGCAGCCTATCTACGATAATATGGAATTCCTTTTTAATATTAATGGTATGGGAGATTTTTCAGAGGTCTTACAATCTTTGATGGAAGCTAAAAAATTAGAGATGGAAGCTCTGACATATATTCGTGGAAGGTCTTTGCCAAAAGTGTTTATGATCATTGATGAAGCACAGAACCTTACTCCTCATGAGATTAAAACGATTATTTCTCGTGCAGGGAAAGGAACAAAAATTGTTCTAACAGGCGATCCTACACAAATCGATAGTCCATACTTTGATGAAAATTCCAATGGGCTTACCTATTTAGTAGGTAAGTTTCATCATTTGCCTCTTTATGGCCATATGTTTATGACGCGTACGGAACGTTCTGAACTTGCAGCCGCCGCAGCAACTATTTTATAG
- the ileS gene encoding isoleucine--tRNA ligase has product MNTEGEGSKESLANREEKILDFWKTNHIFQKSLKNREGKTLYSFYDGPPFATGLPHYGHLLAGTIKDVVGRFATMDGYYVPRRFGWDCHGVPVEYEVEKSLDLTTPGAIEDFGIAKFNEECRKIVFRYVDEWEHYVNRLGRWVDFSATWKTMDASFMESVWWVFRSLYDQDLVYEGVKVVPFSTKLGTPLSNFEAGQNYKEVDDPSVVIKFALQEDPASLLVWTTTPWTLVSNMAAAVGPEITYVRVADKVSREEWILGQGCLSRWFSDPDSYEILESFPGTALIGKSYEPPFSFFEHKRAEGAYRILSGSFVEESEGTGVVHMAPAFGEADFFVCKEHHVPIVCPVDNHGCFTEEIPEYQGQYIKSCDKGIIKSLKNLGKIFYHGTVMHRYPFCWRTDTPLIYKTVNSWFVSVEKIKDKMLRANQKIHWVPEHIKEGRFGKWLEGARDWAISRNRYWGTPIPIWKSKDGEVLVIGSVKELEELTGEKISDLHCHFIDQLKVEKDGKTFQRVPYVFDCWFDSGAMPYAQNHYPFENQKETEAGFPADFIAEGLDQTRGWFYTLTVISSALFDQPAFKNAIVNGIVLAEDGNKMSKRLNNYPSPMGIMNTYGADALRLYLLDSVVVKAEDLRFSDKGVESILKQILLPLTNVLSFFKTYTDLYGFDANSYDKEEITYSEIDRWILSNLYTVVGKVRESMSSYNLNTAVNPFVTFIDDLTNWYIRRCRRRFWESEDTPDRRAAFATLYEVLTVFCRVIAPFIPFISEDIYQQIKTEHSQESVHLCDFPHIDLAKVFPDLEQRMSDAREIVGLGHSLRKEHKLKVRQPLANFYIVGPKDRLDELTSFEQLIAEELNVKNIVFYKETPSFVKTTVKPNFRSLGKRVGEKIKDVQRALSNLSQEQIQQLLKQQFLLLNLGSEEITLGIDDVLISWETESGYVARSSSLFTVVLDCQLTEDLVVEAISRELVNKINTMRRNHKLHVSDRILLQINTSEDVKKAFLHYEDYICEETLTIQFEFKDAVEGEEWDINGHPTFISLTVASGVK; this is encoded by the coding sequence ATGAATACGGAAGGCGAAGGGAGCAAGGAAAGTCTTGCTAACAGAGAAGAGAAGATATTGGATTTTTGGAAAACAAACCATATTTTTCAAAAATCGTTAAAAAACAGAGAGGGCAAAACTCTGTATTCTTTTTATGACGGCCCACCGTTTGCTACGGGTCTACCTCATTATGGTCACCTTCTCGCGGGGACAATCAAGGATGTTGTCGGACGTTTCGCTACTATGGACGGATATTATGTTCCTAGACGTTTTGGATGGGATTGTCACGGTGTTCCTGTAGAATATGAGGTAGAAAAATCTCTAGATCTTACCACTCCAGGAGCTATTGAGGACTTTGGGATTGCTAAGTTTAATGAGGAATGTCGAAAGATTGTTTTCCGTTATGTCGATGAGTGGGAACACTACGTGAATCGTTTGGGACGTTGGGTAGACTTTTCTGCTACGTGGAAGACAATGGATGCTTCATTTATGGAAAGTGTCTGGTGGGTATTCCGTTCTCTCTATGATCAGGACCTAGTTTATGAAGGTGTGAAGGTGGTTCCTTTCTCCACGAAATTAGGCACACCTTTATCCAACTTTGAAGCAGGTCAAAATTATAAAGAAGTAGACGATCCTTCCGTAGTTATTAAGTTTGCTTTGCAAGAAGATCCCGCGTCTTTACTAGTATGGACCACAACACCATGGACATTAGTATCCAATATGGCTGCTGCTGTGGGTCCTGAAATTACTTATGTACGTGTTGCGGATAAGGTTTCCAGAGAGGAATGGATCCTAGGTCAGGGATGCTTATCCCGGTGGTTTTCAGACCCAGATTCATATGAAATTTTAGAAAGTTTTCCGGGTACAGCTTTAATAGGGAAAAGCTATGAACCACCCTTTAGCTTTTTTGAACATAAACGTGCAGAAGGAGCTTACAGAATTCTTTCTGGTTCATTTGTAGAGGAAAGCGAAGGTACCGGGGTTGTACACATGGCTCCTGCATTTGGTGAAGCGGACTTCTTTGTATGTAAAGAACACCACGTACCTATAGTGTGTCCTGTGGATAATCACGGCTGCTTTACGGAAGAGATTCCCGAATATCAAGGCCAATATATTAAGAGCTGCGATAAAGGAATTATCAAATCTTTAAAAAATCTAGGAAAGATTTTTTATCATGGGACTGTAATGCACCGTTATCCTTTCTGTTGGAGAACAGACACCCCGTTAATTTACAAAACAGTGAACTCTTGGTTTGTTTCTGTTGAGAAGATCAAGGACAAGATGTTGCGAGCTAACCAGAAAATACACTGGGTTCCAGAGCATATCAAAGAAGGGCGTTTTGGTAAGTGGTTAGAGGGTGCTAGAGATTGGGCAATTAGTAGGAATCGTTATTGGGGAACTCCTATTCCTATTTGGAAAAGTAAAGATGGAGAAGTCTTAGTTATAGGCTCTGTAAAAGAACTTGAAGAGCTTACTGGAGAGAAGATTTCTGATTTACATTGTCATTTTATTGATCAATTAAAAGTTGAAAAAGACGGGAAGACTTTTCAGAGAGTTCCCTATGTATTTGATTGTTGGTTTGATTCAGGCGCTATGCCTTATGCACAAAATCACTATCCTTTTGAAAATCAGAAGGAAACAGAAGCTGGATTTCCTGCAGATTTTATAGCAGAAGGTTTAGATCAGACACGAGGATGGTTCTATACCCTTACGGTGATTTCTTCAGCCTTATTTGATCAGCCAGCGTTTAAAAATGCGATAGTTAACGGTATTGTTTTAGCCGAAGATGGCAATAAGATGTCTAAAAGGCTAAATAACTATCCTAGTCCTATGGGGATTATGAATACCTACGGAGCTGATGCTCTAAGATTGTATTTGTTAGACAGTGTGGTTGTTAAAGCTGAGGATTTACGGTTTTCTGATAAGGGTGTTGAATCTATCCTTAAACAAATTCTCCTGCCCTTAACAAATGTGTTATCTTTTTTCAAAACTTATACAGATCTGTATGGTTTCGATGCTAATAGTTACGATAAGGAAGAGATAACTTATAGCGAGATTGATAGATGGATTCTTTCCAATCTCTATACTGTTGTTGGCAAGGTTCGTGAGAGTATGAGCTCTTATAATTTAAATACTGCTGTCAATCCTTTCGTTACTTTTATTGATGATTTAACAAATTGGTATATTCGTCGTTGCCGTAGACGTTTCTGGGAATCTGAGGACACTCCAGATAGAAGAGCAGCTTTTGCTACACTTTATGAAGTGCTTACTGTTTTCTGTAGAGTAATCGCTCCTTTTATCCCATTTATATCTGAAGATATTTACCAACAGATCAAAACAGAGCATTCTCAAGAGTCTGTACATCTTTGTGATTTTCCTCACATAGATCTTGCTAAAGTATTTCCAGATTTGGAACAACGCATGAGCGACGCTCGAGAGATTGTAGGTCTAGGGCACTCTCTACGTAAGGAGCATAAGTTAAAAGTACGTCAACCTTTAGCGAATTTTTATATAGTAGGTCCTAAAGATCGTTTAGATGAGTTGACTTCTTTTGAGCAACTCATTGCAGAAGAACTCAATGTAAAAAATATCGTATTTTATAAAGAGACACCAAGCTTTGTAAAAACGACTGTGAAACCCAACTTTCGCTCTTTAGGCAAGAGGGTGGGTGAGAAGATAAAAGATGTGCAAAGAGCGCTGAGTAATCTTTCTCAAGAGCAGATACAGCAGTTGCTAAAACAACAATTTCTTCTTCTGAACTTAGGTTCGGAAGAGATTACTTTGGGTATAGATGATGTATTAATTTCTTGGGAGACAGAGTCTGGATATGTTGCTCGAAGTTCTTCGTTATTTACTGTGGTTCTTGATTGCCAGTTAACTGAGGATTTGGTTGTTGAGGCGATTTCTAGGGAATTAGTGAATAAAATTAATACGATGCGTCGTAATCATAAGTTGCATGTTTCTGATCGTATTCTTTTGCAAATAAATACTTCAGAAGATGTCAAAAAGGCATTTCTCCATTACGAAGATTATATTTGCGAAGAGACATTGACTATTCAATTTGAGTTTAAAGATGCTGTTGAGGGTGAAGAATGGGATATCAATGGACATCCTACATTTATCTCTCTTACAGTAGCTTCCGGAGTAAAATAA